In one window of Hevea brasiliensis isolate MT/VB/25A 57/8 chromosome 10, ASM3005281v1, whole genome shotgun sequence DNA:
- the LOC110641644 gene encoding receptor-like protein 7 encodes MDLEPSDQKQTAESAPFIPDLWIHFVSSQSFEKLLKPVFWSILLERALNPVTLILSICSLSGEPNPHFTSSLKSALVLRPSQSSAPKDLLIPVSAHPSSNFLQLRCHHDESLALLQFKQSFISTCDFGLSKLESWKLIHGERGDCCSWDGVECDYQTNHVVSLDLSGCCLFGSINSNSTLFRLVHLQNLNLAYNDFNYSQIPSQIGLLSSLTRLNLSGSDFSGQIPPQVLNLSSLISLDLSYNYQVKLHKPSLRDLVQKFTNLKVLHLSEVNISSTIPDILANFSSLESLRLSYCGLRGEFPIDIFQLPNLKILDISDNPDLKGHLPSFELGSLLKSLILFGTNFVGELPSSIGNLAYLEYLDFYSCNFTGLLPSSLGNLTKLTRLKLTVSTTSSLSWIGKLSNLKTLSLVHVGLNGDFPSSLKNLTQLSFLDLSYNQLVGPIPSWLMNLTKLVVLFLDHNHFSGQIPSSLIYGARIQVLSLSSNQFSGQIPSQTNNCSELIELELSSNKLRGSIPSTLSSLKNLQILNFQSNNLSGVVDANIFFQLKNLDRLMLSYNNLWLLTESSTNATIPNFIYLGLASCNLSEFPHFLHNQYELKFLDLSSNNIQGPIPSWLWSISINSLQYMNLSHNFLTGFEDGPVLLQWAHLTILDIGSNMLQGSLLSVPLFSTNYIDGSISPAWRNECNLRFINLSQNRLQGQIPRLLANCSMLEFIDFGNNQLNDSFPSWLGNLPELRVLILRSNGFYGALRKVGARKFRKLQIINLSQNTFTGDLPTKYFEIWDAMKVINSSHMTYMGEIDVDSGYLPEFAYDNHDYSMTMNNKGSALEYLKIPSTLVAIDFSYNRFEGPIPNVIGNLTALHLLNLSNNMLTGHVPSSLVNMKALECLDLSGNQLSGQIPLQLSELTALSSFNVSWNHLSGPIPQGQQFDTFDSKSYKGNSGLCGPFLEKKCESYETFPSTPSTIKEDEDSGFGSFFKINWMIILIGYAGGLIVGVVAGNEFTKIKHDWFVKTFGRKQLRRQRKKNIRNIN; translated from the coding sequence CTACGATGCCATCATGATGAGAGCTTGGCCTTGCTTCAATTCAAGCAAAGCTTTATCAGTACTTGTGATTTTGGCCTTTCAAAATTGGAATCATGGAAACTCATCCATGGAGAAAGAGGTGACTGCTGCTCATGGGATGGTGTGGAATGTGACTACCAAACTAATCACGTCGTCAGCCTTGACCTTAGTGGCTGTTGTCTCTTTGGTTCTATCAACTCCAACAGCACCCTCTTCCGCCTTGTTCACCTTCAAAACCTTAATCTTGCCTACAACGACTTCAACTACTCACAAATACCATCTCAAATAGGCCTGCTCTCAAGCTTAACTCGTCTCAACCTCTCTGGATCTGATTTTTCTGGCCAAATTCCACCACAAGTCCTCAATCTATCCAGTTTGATTTCCCTTGATCTATCCTATAACTATCAAGTGAAGCTCCATAAGCCTAGTCTCAGAGATCTAGTTCAAAAATTCACCAATTTGAAGGTACTTCATCTCTCAGAAGTGAACATTTCTTCAACAATACCTGATATCTTGGCAAATTTTTCATCTTTGGAATCTCTCCGTCTCAGTTATTGCGGACTGCGAGGTGAATTCCCGATTGACATTTTTCAGCTTCCAAACCTAAAGATACTTGATATAAGCGACAACCCAGATCTCAAAGGTCATTTGCCCTCTTTCGAACTGGGTAGTCTCCTAAAATCATTGATCCTTTTTGGAACTAATTTTGTTGGAGAGTTACCTTCCTCTATTGGAAACCTTGCCTACTTGGAATATCTGGATTTCTACTCTTGCAATTTCACCGGACTGCTTCCTTCTTCACTCGGTAACCTTACCAAGCTTACCCGTCTCAAACTTACCGTCTCAACTACTTCTTCCTTGTCTTGGATTGGTAAACTGTCAAACCTCAAAACCCTTTCTCTCGTTCATGTCGGATTGAATGGTGATTTTCCATCTTCGCTCAAGAACCTGACTCAACTTTCATTTCTGGATTTGAGCTATAATCAACTTGTTGGACCAATCCCTTCTTGGCTCATGAACCTAACCAAGCTTGTTGTTTTATTtttagaccataatcattttagtggTCAAATCCCATCGTCCTTAATTTACGGAGCACGCATTCAAGTCTTATCTTTGAGCTCTAATCAATTTTCAGGTCAAATCCCATCACAAACTAACAATTGTTCCGAACTGATCGAGTTAGAACTTTCATCAAACAAATTGCGAGGCTCCATTCCAAGCACTCTATCTAGCCTCAAGAATCTTCAAATTCTCAACTTCCAATCAAACAATTTATCTGGTGTTGTGGATGCGAATATCTTCTTTCAGCTCAAAAACTTAGACAGATTGATGTTATCATACAACAACTTATGGTTGCTCACCGAAAGCAGCACAAATGCCACCATtcctaattttatttatttaggatTGGCTTCTTGCAACCTTAGTGAGTTCCCCCATTTCTTGCACAATCAATATGAGTTGAAGTTTCTAGACCTTTCCTCAAATAACATACAAGGCCCAATACCTTCATGGCTGTGGAGCATAAGTATAAATTCATTGCAGTATATGAACCTTTCTCATAACTTCTTAACTGGTTTTGAGGATGGTCCGGTCCTTCTCCAATGGGCTCATCTAACCATTTTAGACATTGGGTCTAATATGTTACAAGGATCACTGCTCTCAGTTCCATTGTTCTCCACCAATTACATTGATGGAAGTATTTCTCCAGCATGGAGAAATGAATGCAATTTGAGATTTATCAATTTGAGCCAAAATAGGTTGCAAGGGCAAATACCAAGATTACTGGCCAATTGTTCAATGTTAGAGTTTATCGACTTCGGTAACAATCAATTAAATGATAGTTTCCCCTCTTGGTTAGGAAATCTTCCAGAGTTGAGAGTCCTCATTTTGAGATCCAATGGCTTTTATGGTGCATTGAGGAAAGTTGGAGCTCGTAAGTTTCGTAAGCTACAAATCATTAACCTATCTCAGAATACATTCACTGGGGATCTGCCAACTAAATACTTTGAGATATGGGATGCCATGAAGGTTATAAACTCTAGCCACATGACATATATGGGTGAAATTGACGTAGATTCTGGCTATCTTCCAGAATTTGCCTATGACAATCATGATTACTCAATGACCATGAATAACAAAGGCTCAGCATTAGAATATCTAAAAATTCCAAGCACTTTAGTCGCCATTGATTTCTCTTATAATAGATTTGAAGGGCCGATTCCAAATGTCATTGGAAATCTTACTGCACTTCATTTGCTTAACCTTTCCAACAACATGCTCACTGGTCATGTACCATCATCTTTGGTAAATATGAAAGCATTGGAATGCTTGGACCTTTCTGGCAACCAGCTTTCAGGACAGATACCTTTGCAATTATCTGAACTCACTGCCCTCTCATCTTTCAATGTGTCTTGGAACCATCTTTCAGGTCCTATACCACAAGGACAACAATTTGACACATTTGATAGCAAGTCATATAAGGGAAACTCAGGATTGTGTGGACCTTTTTTGGAGAAGAAATGTGAAAGTTATGAAACTTTTCCATCAACTCCCTCCACTATTAAAGAAGATGAAGACTCGGGATTTGGATCTTTCTTTAAAATTAATTGGATGATAATATTGATAGGTTATGCAGGTGGCTTGATAGTTGGAGTGGTTGCTGGGAATGAGTTCACCAAAATAAAACATGATTGGTTTGTGAAAACTTTTGGAAGGAAACAACTGAGGAGGCAAAGGAAGAAAAACATaagaaatataaattaa